In Eubalaena glacialis isolate mEubGla1 chromosome 3, mEubGla1.1.hap2.+ XY, whole genome shotgun sequence, the following are encoded in one genomic region:
- the UTS2 gene encoding urotensin-2 has translation MYKLVSCCLLFIGCLNPLWSLPVLDSREEPLQLSAPEDVRSTLDELERASLLQMLPEMSGAETGDGLRKADPGTNIFYPRGSVRKFQAFSGQDPNILLSHLLARIRKPYKKRGTPSECFWKYCV, from the exons ATGTATAAGCTGGTCTCCTGCTGTTTGCTTTTCATAGGATGCTTAAATCCTCTCTGGTCTCTTCCTGTCCTTGACTCCAGGGAAGAACCCCTGCAGCTCTCAG CACCTGAAGATGTCAGATCAACTTTGGATGAGCTGGAAAGAGCTTCCCTTCTGCAGATGCTGCCAGAGATGTCAGGTGCAGAGACAGGAGATGGTCTTAGGAAAGCAG aTCCCGGTACCAACATTTTTTACCCAAGAGGAAGTGTGAGAA AATTTCAGGCTTTCTCAGGACAAGATCCTAACATTTTACTGAGTCACCTTTTAGCCAGAATCAGGAAACCATACAAGAAACGTGGAACTCCCTCTGAATGCTTCTGGAAATACTGTGTCTGA